From Methanococcus maripaludis, the proteins below share one genomic window:
- a CDS encoding MFS transporter — protein MIEIKKNPMYNYLFFLIVAAAISHQVWGTLFNNFAVDVVGINGFQMGLIQSIREIPGFLTFLVIYVLLVIKEHRLSALSTILMGFGVAITGLFPTVQGLIITTFLMSLGFHYFETTNKSLTLQHFNKKEAPVVFGRFSSYGAIASIIAGFFIWLSVKLLPIWTNYLIYGIVIMLIGVYSLFKNPIFKETVPQRKGMVVKKKYWLYYVLNFLSGARRQIFIAFAVFLLVQNYGFSVSEVAVLFVLNNLLIYFTAPKVAEGINNLGERKMLTIEYVTLTFVFLGYAFIENRNIAVLLYIIDHIVFSFAIGINTYFQKTADSEDIAPSMGVGFAINHISAVIIPVVGGILWMANWKTPFIMGAVFSVISLFFVQKIPKHIKILQN, from the coding sequence ATGATAGAAATCAAAAAAAATCCAATGTACAATTACCTCTTTTTTCTAATAGTTGCAGCCGCAATTTCTCATCAGGTTTGGGGAACGCTTTTTAACAATTTTGCAGTGGACGTTGTCGGTATAAATGGATTTCAAATGGGTTTAATCCAGTCTATTCGAGAAATACCTGGTTTTTTAACGTTTCTTGTAATTTATGTACTTTTAGTGATAAAAGAACACAGGCTTTCAGCGCTTTCAACAATTTTAATGGGTTTTGGTGTTGCAATAACCGGATTATTCCCAACAGTTCAAGGTTTAATTATCACGACGTTTTTAATGTCTTTGGGATTTCACTATTTTGAAACAACCAATAAATCGCTTACACTCCAGCACTTTAATAAAAAAGAGGCGCCAGTAGTTTTTGGAAGATTTAGTAGCTACGGTGCAATCGCAAGTATTATTGCAGGATTTTTTATATGGTTAAGTGTTAAACTGTTGCCTATATGGACAAATTATCTAATTTATGGGATAGTTATAATGTTAATCGGGGTTTATTCACTTTTTAAAAATCCAATCTTTAAAGAAACGGTCCCACAAAGAAAAGGAATGGTTGTAAAGAAAAAATACTGGTTATACTACGTTTTAAACTTTTTAAGTGGTGCAAGAAGGCAGATCTTTATCGCATTTGCAGTATTTTTACTGGTTCAAAACTATGGATTTAGTGTTTCTGAAGTTGCAGTATTATTTGTTTTAAACAATTTATTGATCTATTTCACGGCTCCAAAGGTTGCAGAGGGAATAAATAATTTGGGGGAACGAAAGATGCTTACAATAGAATATGTGACGTTAACGTTCGTTTTCTTAGGTTATGCATTTATTGAAAACAGGAATATTGCAGTTTTACTCTACATAATCGACCATATCGTATTCAGCTTTGCTATCGGGATAAATACATACTTTCAAAAAACCGCAGATTCCGAAGATATCGCGCCGTCAATGGGTGTTGGATTTGCAATAAATCATATTTCGGCAGTTATAATTCCTGTGGTTGGCGGAATCTTGTGGATGGCAAACTGGAAGACTCCATTTATCATGGGTGCAGTATTTAGTGTAATTTCGCTATTTTTTGTCCAGAAAATTCCAAAACACATAAAAATTCTACAAAATTAA